The genomic region TCAAGGAATCCTTCTCTTTATACGGTGAAATATGATAGTAGTAATCCCAATGGTGTTTCTGCTACCTGTACAGAAGTAGGGAATTATTTAATTGGTGTAATGAATAACCCGGCCACGTGGGAAGAGGCATTCAAAAATGCATGTGCAGCAAGAGGGTTTGATGTAACAGTTCCTGCGTCTTATAATCAATGTAAAACCTTAATAGAAAGTACGTTAGCAAAAACATTCAAAGATAATAATTCCATTACGATACCTCTTTTTGGAGCTCAGCGGACACTTGGTGAAGAATTACAGAATGTTATTTTTAGTTCAGCTCCGTCAGTCAGCATAAGCAGGCTTGCAACAACCAATACAATGTCTCAGTTTATCGGACTTGCCGTTCATGCCAACAGCTGGTTACCAGTTATAAAAGAGTCTCTCATGGCAATTGCAGTATCCGCCATTCCATTGTTAACGCTGTTTATTGTTACTCCTTTAGTAGGAAGGGCTTTATCTATAATAACAGGCTTATTTGTATGGTTAACTCTCTGGGGGGTTATAGATGCAATTATACACGGACTTGGAGTTACCCTTGCGGAAGACGCAGCTGCTGCCATGTCATTTGGTGGAAGAGTTGATGTAGGGTTAGCACAAGTACTTAGTTATCCCGGATATGCGGCTAAGGTTGCTGCTACCTTTGGTGGATTAAGGTGGTCTGGTCTTATGATTGCAAGCGTTATAACAGCCATGATTATCAGGTTTGGTGGAACTGCACTTGCAATGCTTGCTGGTAGCATTGCATCTCTTCCCCAGGGAAGTGGACAACAATATGGAGTTAGTGCAATAAGAAATCCTGAAGGTATCTTTAAAAGTGAAATACTTCCAGCCACGACCATTGGAGGCAAGCTTTGGGCGGCAGGAGGAGCTGATAATTACGCAAAAGGGCTTAAAAATCTAGATATAGGAACAGATGCGGGTAGGGCGTTGGCAGGAAAAGCTCTTGGATCTGATTACATAGCAAAGGCTACAGAATATTCTGCACGACATTCCATGGGACAATCAATGGGAGGATGGGAAAAAGCTAAAGCGTTAGGAATGACCCCTGAGCAAATGGGAAAAGCAGAGGTATTCCAAGGGGCTCAATTTACAGGAACTGGTTATGTAAGCCGAAAAGAAGGTTCTTATGTCTTAACAAAAGATGGATGGAGAATGACTGATGTCAATATGATACCTGTTACCACCGCTCTTGGTCAAAGAACAGAGGCAGCTAAGTCAAAACTTTATTCTTTGATGCAGGACGCAATAAGAACAAAAGGATTGGATGAAACCTACAAGTGGTTCAGTCAGCATAAGGATATGTTTACTGAGGGTGAAAGAGGACAACTTGAAGGGTTATTTAGAAAAGGATTTCAAATACAAAAAGGATTTTCTGGGGATTCCGGGCACAGAGGGTCTATAACAGGGAGAGGTTCATTAGATGTAAACATGGGAACTCAAGTTGGTGGAGGAGCTATTCCTGCTGGTAAAGCCAATATGGGGGGAGGTCTTTCTGCTAATACTGTATATACAGATGAAACTTATGGGTCCAGTCGGAATTTTGACCAAGTACAGAATGAAATTGCAAGAATATTTTCGGATGGTTTTTCCCGTTTTCAGGGTAGGGAATCTTCAGATGCTACAGGGAGTGAATGGTCTAAAATGTTTTCTGATTCAACGAAATATTCTGAAGCATCTAAATACGCTCAAGAATATAGAGAAACTGAAAGTTTATCCAGCAGTCTGAATGTTAATACCATGCCTTTAATTGTCTCTGCTATTGCTCAAGAAAGATATGGTGGTGCACTTTCTGTTGGATTTATGAATTCAGATGATGCCTATATTAAAGCACATAAGGATGTTATTGATGCAATATACAGAGGAGACTACGGTATGATAAAAGAATATGTCAAAAAAGTGGAAAATAAAACAGGTTTAAAACTTGATGTAGGGAATTTTTCAAATACTGTGATGCAAAATATTGAGACTACACAAGAAAAAGTGGAAGGATATCCAATCTCTAATGCTGGAGCCAGACGGAATCCTGTAAAGACAAAAGTAACATATGGAAGTAAAGGGCGAGAAGTTTTAAATAACCCACCTAAAGGGAGGTAATCAATATGTTATTTCCATTTCCTATAATTAACTTAAATACCGGAATTATTTTGTTATACTTTACAGACAAAAATAACTTAACAAATGTAAGTTATGAATTCAACTATGACGAATCTTTGCAAAAGGTGGTATGCATATTTAACGAAGAGTTTAGTTTTCCTGTTGATATTTTACCAGAGGATTTAAAAGAGGGGTACAGTATTTTTATAATGGGATACGATTTTACTTCTCTATTTGGTAAACTTCTTTATAAGTTTGAAATTACAAATGAGTTTATTATTGATTTAAAAGCACATTTAAAATTCTACGATAAAATTAAAAAGGAACCTATTTCTATGATTAGCTAATCTTGCCACCATTTTCCACCGATTCTAAATGGATTTACACCGTATCTATCATCCTCATAACTGCTATCAAAAGTAAAATTTTGAGATTCAAAGTGTTCGGAAGAATAGTCGTCATGTTTAAAAACAAAATCATTATCATAATTACTATTATTAATGTTTTTCTTTGATTCTTTTTCAATTGTAGGAATATCCTTTTCAAAATTAAATGCATAAGAAATTTGCATAACAATAAAAGCTGCGACAACAAAAACGGTTAAAGCCTCGGCTATATTTAAATGAAATTCTATGGCAGCAAATAAAGCTACTATAATAGGAATACCAATAATCAAAATAGGAATAAGTTTTGCATAATCATATTTTTTTTGTTTTTCTTTTAATTTTAGTAATTCTTTCTTATATCTCTTTATTTCATTGTTCATTTTTGCCTCCTTTGAAAAGGGTTTCTATATAAATATTACTCTTATAACAAAATTTTTTCAATATCGTCAAGAGTAATATTTATATAGATTTAGTTCAAGTAGGGTCTCACCGAAAAATCTCGCAAAGTTGCCAGTGCTTTCTGGCAAAAAAATAAAAAATGGAGGGTAACATGATTAAAGGATATTCAAAGGAAAATTTCTTATTTTTTTATGTGAATGGCTCTGTTAAGTTAAACAAAGAAGTAGAGCCACAAATGATTCTTTTAAAACAAATATGCAACCAGTATGGTAAAGTCATCATAGTTGGCCCTATGATGGCATTGAAGGTTCATGAAGACTTAAGAGGCAGGGAAAAACAGGTAATGATAACAATTGTAGATGAGTTTCAAATGTTGTGGCAGGAATACGAAGAGATACAGAAGAAAATTGATAGTTCAATAAGTGAAAAAGTTGAAAACATCAGCGGGAGCTAACTCCCGCTTTTTTGTTTTAAAATTTTTTATGATAAATAGAAGGTTAACAAAGGCATAACGGGTTGAGCAGGTAGAGGCATTTTATCAAGTTTTTCTTTTATAGATTTTCCTATCTCTTTTAATTTTTTTAACTGTTCGTCAGTCCACTTTATTTTCTTTATCCCTTCATATTTTTTTATTGTACTAAAATCAAGAGATTCACCTTTTCTGGATACATATAACATGGGTTCAGTTTCGAAATACACGAAATCAAGTAAGGCAGGTAATGATTCAATTCCCCATTTAGACCACAGTCTATTTAAATAATTTTCAAGCATTGTATCTATATCGGGCTCTTCAGGTGCTTCTAAGAATAACTTTTTTATAGATTTTTCAGATGATATAGGCTCTGTTTTTTAGTGCGTATAAATATAAAAATTCGGATGCAAGTAGAAATAAATTTTTTGTCTTTTCGTAGTTTGATTTCCAAAACTTAAATATACCTGCTTTGTCATTTATCCATTTGAAATGTTCACACTGTTCTATTTCAGCTAATTGTTCTTTTACTTGTATTAAATTGAAAGACAGAAGATAAGTTTTTAAGTTTTCTATAGTTTCTTCATTAACAAAAAAGTCATGAGGCAAAGGTTCTTCAATGAAATTGATCAACTTCTCAATTTCTGGCATGGAGTTTTTAAAAACTTTACAATTTAGCAACTCTGTTGGGTTAAAGCTTAACATTTCAAAAAGTTTTCTATATTTAAGTACGAAATTTTCAATTAATATCTTGTCTTTATTAACAAAAAGAGAAAGTATTTTTTCTATAAGCGTTTTATTCTTTAGTTTTGAAGAAAGTCTTAAAAAATCTTCGTAAAATGTAGAAAACTGTTGGGAGTTTTTTAGTTCTACAAGTTTAGTTTTGTCTAAATTCATGTTCAGAATTTGTTTTTCCCATTTTTCATACCGGTCTATAATATCTACCAAAAGCTTTAAGTTATCTCGGGCATGAAGTTTATATTTTTCTTCAAAATTTATTATTTTTTTTGTTATATCATTTATAATTTTATCTATATCCGAAGTGTCATAATTTAAATCTGATAGTTTTGAAATTTCTATTAACATTTTATTTTTTAGATCGCTATATTTGTTTTTTAAATCTTTCAGTGTATTTAAAGAATCCATAAATTCATAATAATTTTGCAATATTTCTTCTTTTAAATTCTGGTATTTTTCCTCAAGTTGTTGATTCCATTGTATGTTTTCAAGATGCGTGATGAAATTGCTTACTTTTCCTATAGATGCTGATATATTTTCTTTTTTACCACCAATAAAGTAAAAGCCATCGTTTGTGTAGATAGGGAGTTTTTTTAGTTGAGGATTTTTATCAGCATCGATAAACTCTCTAGCGGCGTTTTCAACTGCCTTATTTGCAGTTGAGGCTACCAAGATAAGGGTTGAATAATCTTCCCCGCCTTTTGCTATATTTATAGCTCTTTCTGTAAGAATGTTAGCAATGATAGACATTAGAATTGTTGTTTTGCCTGTTCCAGGAGGCCCCTGAACTGCAATAAGATTCTCTCCTTTGGCAAGTTTTTGTAACAGTATTCCCTGCCCATGGCTTAACTCAAAAGAATGAAATGTTCCATACCAAATTGTATCATCCGCTTTGTTGTAGTCTTCAAAACTTATCTGCTGCTTTTCGTATAAATATCTGTATGCCGCAGAATTAGGAAACTTTTCGGGATCAAATTCATCTTTTTTAAGGACATTTAATTGTTTCTTTATCTTTACGCTTTCAATTATTTCTAATTTGCTGTCAAGAATT from Thermodesulfovibrio sp. 3907-1M harbors:
- a CDS encoding conjugal transfer protein TraG N-terminal domain-containing protein, giving the protein MVSKMQRQSLISLIFISLILVPGVVQAATWEYITYGGYDAAVKAWKLVALILSDRNYNGLIISAAVLGAICIFVATYIKIATGAKTGGLSWAVPVLAGLTLYAALVVPKDSLVIYDEKLNRGPYQIDGIPRGIATLAGILNKIEIGMIEIFSTSVDPASDYRLNSGGTGWEVIDYADPVMLSANLRQTLYNYIKDCVFVELARPGTILDADKIASGEQKYDTVISESRNPSLYTVKYDSSNPNGVSATCTEVGNYLIGVMNNPATWEEAFKNACAARGFDVTVPASYNQCKTLIESTLAKTFKDNNSITIPLFGAQRTLGEELQNVIFSSAPSVSISRLATTNTMSQFIGLAVHANSWLPVIKESLMAIAVSAIPLLTLFIVTPLVGRALSIITGLFVWLTLWGVIDAIIHGLGVTLAEDAAAAMSFGGRVDVGLAQVLSYPGYAAKVAATFGGLRWSGLMIASVITAMIIRFGGTALAMLAGSIASLPQGSGQQYGVSAIRNPEGIFKSEILPATTIGGKLWAAGGADNYAKGLKNLDIGTDAGRALAGKALGSDYIAKATEYSARHSMGQSMGGWEKAKALGMTPEQMGKAEVFQGAQFTGTGYVSRKEGSYVLTKDGWRMTDVNMIPVTTALGQRTEAAKSKLYSLMQDAIRTKGLDETYKWFSQHKDMFTEGERGQLEGLFRKGFQIQKGFSGDSGHRGSITGRGSLDVNMGTQVGGGAIPAGKANMGGGLSANTVYTDETYGSSRNFDQVQNEIARIFSDGFSRFQGRESSDATGSEWSKMFSDSTKYSEASKYAQEYRETESLSSSLNVNTMPLIVSAIAQERYGGALSVGFMNSDDAYIKAHKDVIDAIYRGDYGMIKEYVKKVENKTGLKLDVGNFSNTVMQNIETTQEKVEGYPISNAGARRNPVKTKVTYGSKGREVLNNPPKGR
- a CDS encoding AAA domain-containing protein; translated protein: MTKKNKTSNNEFNEKESDIKEKIKRILDDDFDREETFYCLFPIIREKISNNDYYYYPLFVLNFSAKIGDIIMPIFESNGNNNFYSFCFNTATLTNFVVCKPVFINIFKMDIDEFDSLDTKKPLLTFIVTELLKEEKVENLDFATAFLNLKDYCKRTLKVYYPFGKFELWNKDFIILDSKLEIIESVKIKKQLNVLKKDEFDPEKFPNSAAYRYLYEKQQISFEDYNKADDTIWYGTFHSFELSHGQGILLQKLAKGENLIAVQGPPGTGKTTILMSIIANILTERAINIAKGGEDYSTLILVASTANKAVENAAREFIDADKNPQLKKLPIYTNDGFYFIGGKKENISASIGKVSNFITHLENIQWNQQLEEKYQNLKEEILQNYYEFMDSLNTLKDLKNKYSDLKNKMLIEISKLSDLNYDTSDIDKIINDITKKIINFEEKYKLHARDNLKLLVDIIDRYEKWEKQILNMNLDKTKLVELKNSQQFSTFYEDFLRLSSKLKNKTLIEKILSLFVNKDKILIENFVLKYRKLFEMLSFNPTELLNCKVFKNSMPEIEKLINFIEEPLPHDFFVNEETIENLKTYLLSFNLIQVKEQLAEIEQCEHFKWINDKAGIFKFWKSNYEKTKNLFLLASEFLYLYALKNRAYII